A portion of the Granulosicoccus antarcticus IMCC3135 genome contains these proteins:
- a CDS encoding RNA-guided endonuclease InsQ/TnpB family protein produces the protein MKSTCIKVLKVRVKDRHAPLLRSMAAEVNQVWNYCNDLSDRMIRERGRWMSGFDFSAYTVGASKQFEHIGSSTIQETAEHYASKRSSAKRRKLRWRKSFGDKRSLGWVPFKARAAHWKHGQVFFAGSHFKVWDSFGLANYRFRAGCFTEDARGRWYFCICVSVDRTCPKGQDSIGIDLGLKTVATCSDGTVLEGRWYRHLEGKLAKAQRARRKRRARAIHAKIRNRRADALHKFSRNLVNRCGEIYVGDVSSSKLTKTTMAKSALDASWASFKTMLDYKSQQAGIVYREINEAYTTRACSECGSLCGPQGIRALSVRDWQCVECGVQHDRDVNAARNILRLGAGHCAP, from the coding sequence GTGAAATCAACATGCATCAAGGTTCTCAAAGTCAGGGTAAAAGATCGCCACGCGCCGCTTTTGCGCAGCATGGCGGCTGAAGTCAATCAGGTATGGAACTACTGCAACGACCTGTCTGATCGTATGATTCGGGAGCGTGGTCGGTGGATGTCCGGATTTGACTTCTCTGCTTACACGGTGGGTGCCTCGAAGCAGTTCGAGCACATTGGCAGCAGTACGATTCAGGAAACTGCCGAACACTACGCCAGCAAACGCTCCTCGGCAAAGCGTCGCAAGCTGAGGTGGCGCAAGAGTTTTGGCGATAAACGCTCGTTGGGGTGGGTGCCCTTCAAGGCTCGGGCAGCTCACTGGAAGCACGGGCAGGTCTTCTTTGCAGGTTCTCACTTCAAGGTATGGGACAGCTTCGGTCTTGCCAATTACAGGTTCAGGGCAGGTTGTTTCACTGAGGATGCTCGCGGTCGATGGTATTTTTGCATCTGTGTCTCGGTTGATCGCACGTGTCCCAAGGGGCAAGACAGTATAGGTATCGATCTTGGTCTGAAAACCGTTGCCACCTGCAGCGATGGCACCGTGCTGGAGGGACGTTGGTATCGCCACCTGGAAGGCAAGCTTGCCAAGGCACAGCGGGCAAGACGCAAGCGGCGCGCCCGAGCGATTCACGCAAAAATCAGGAATCGCAGAGCAGATGCCCTGCATAAATTCAGCCGCAATCTGGTCAATCGATGCGGCGAGATCTACGTGGGAGATGTCAGTAGCTCGAAGCTGACAAAAACCACGATGGCCAAGTCTGCGCTTGACGCAAGCTGGGCCAGCTTCAAGACAATGCTCGACTACAAGAGCCAGCAGGCCGGTATTGTCTACCGAGAAATCAATGAAGCCTATACCACGCGAGCGTGCTCCGAATGCGGAAGCCTGTGCGGACCGCAGGGAATAAGAGCTCTTTCGGTAAGAGACTGGCAATGTGTTGAATGTGGTGTTCAACATGATCGTGACGTTAACGCGGCTCGAAATATTCTCCGTCTCGGCGCAGGACATTGCGCTCCTTAG
- a CDS encoding sulfurtransferase, giving the protein MKFQACLMSATLLGFTSAVSAVSSFGPLVTPAQLSEGLGDVQPLILDIRGDDYSKSHIPGSISAPYGLFRGPKDNPGQVPDVATLEQTYEALGLDTGRAVVIVPAGKDDSDFGAAARVYWTLKSSGFSDLSILNGGALAWQNQDLAMNAEAVTPQPSELEITFSDNWTAQTEEVVAATRGEVDALLLDARPVDFYEGRKSHGAAARPGTLPGAANLEYSSFFDAGSPAMSSSTSSASLLEKLGVEEGEEIVSFCNTGHWAATNWFALSEVAGLDNVKLYPGSMVEYSNTDNEMENTPGVVKNFLNKIKGN; this is encoded by the coding sequence ATGAAATTTCAAGCCTGCCTGATGTCCGCGACGCTGCTGGGTTTTACCTCAGCCGTCTCGGCAGTCTCCTCTTTTGGCCCTCTTGTTACCCCGGCACAATTGTCGGAAGGGCTAGGCGATGTCCAGCCTCTGATACTGGATATTCGAGGTGACGACTATTCCAAGAGTCATATACCTGGCTCAATCTCTGCGCCTTATGGTCTGTTCAGGGGCCCGAAGGACAATCCTGGTCAGGTGCCCGATGTTGCGACTCTGGAGCAAACGTATGAGGCGCTTGGACTGGATACGGGGCGTGCGGTCGTTATTGTTCCTGCAGGCAAGGACGATTCTGATTTTGGAGCGGCAGCACGGGTGTACTGGACGCTGAAATCGTCCGGTTTCTCTGATCTTTCAATCCTCAACGGAGGTGCGCTGGCCTGGCAGAATCAGGATCTGGCGATGAATGCAGAAGCTGTGACCCCGCAACCGAGCGAACTGGAAATCACCTTTTCTGATAACTGGACTGCCCAGACGGAGGAGGTTGTAGCGGCAACCAGAGGTGAGGTGGATGCATTGCTACTTGACGCCCGGCCAGTTGATTTCTACGAAGGGCGCAAGAGTCACGGAGCGGCTGCACGTCCGGGCACTTTACCAGGTGCTGCGAATCTGGAGTACAGCTCGTTCTTTGATGCCGGCTCGCCGGCCATGTCCAGCAGTACAAGCTCTGCGAGTCTGCTGGAAAAGCTTGGCGTCGAAGAGGGTGAGGAAATCGTCTCCTTTTGTAATACCGGACATTGGGCCGCTACCAATTGGTTTGCGCTGTCCGAAGTTGCCGGGCTGGATAACGTCAAGCTGTACCCGGGGTCCATGGTCGAGTACTCGAATACCGACAACGAGATGGAAAATACGCCGGGCGTTGTCAAGAACTTCCTCAACAAGATCAAAGGTAACTGA
- a CDS encoding YeeE/YedE family protein, which translates to MSTTVVEDKVGHPFLQRSALVAAALILVLAVAILAGVRYGLMLMIGLGFGLALEGLRFGFAGPWRAMILRREPSGILAQLLAIGIVSVVAIPLIEMSGGELIGAQAPVGWAMIGGAFVFGMAMQVVMGCGSGTLVNAGSGNPVGLLALPFFAIGSFAGAFHLFAWTELGALPVIRFTGWSGAVITLVALAGVAVCFLRQAAPENRTISRRYVIAAVIIAVLALLNLVVAGQPWGVVYGLGVWAAKGATAVGVDLSGSAFWAAPESLERVQSSLLTDYTSLTNIGIMTGAFLVASWRAGGLSQKLPRLPLRAWLATIVAGFLLGYSSRLAFGCNVGAYFSGISTGSLHGWVWFVAAFAGSIQGVRLRPLLGLEARS; encoded by the coding sequence GTGAGCACCACGGTCGTAGAGGATAAGGTCGGACATCCGTTTTTACAGCGTAGCGCCCTGGTTGCGGCAGCACTGATTCTGGTGCTTGCTGTGGCCATTCTGGCAGGTGTGCGGTACGGGCTCATGCTGATGATCGGTTTGGGCTTCGGGCTGGCGCTGGAAGGTTTGCGGTTCGGCTTTGCAGGGCCATGGCGAGCCATGATTCTGAGGCGTGAGCCATCGGGAATTCTTGCGCAACTACTAGCCATCGGCATTGTGAGTGTTGTTGCCATCCCGTTGATCGAGATGAGTGGTGGTGAGTTGATCGGTGCCCAGGCGCCTGTGGGCTGGGCAATGATCGGTGGGGCCTTTGTCTTTGGCATGGCCATGCAGGTGGTGATGGGCTGCGGCTCGGGTACGCTGGTCAATGCAGGTTCCGGAAATCCTGTCGGTTTGCTCGCCTTGCCATTTTTTGCCATTGGCAGCTTTGCCGGTGCCTTTCATCTGTTTGCCTGGACTGAATTGGGAGCTTTGCCGGTGATTCGATTTACCGGCTGGAGCGGCGCTGTCATAACGCTGGTCGCGCTGGCAGGTGTCGCCGTGTGCTTTCTGCGTCAGGCAGCGCCTGAGAACCGCACCATCTCTCGTCGCTACGTGATAGCGGCAGTGATCATTGCTGTCCTGGCACTTCTGAACCTGGTGGTGGCAGGGCAACCCTGGGGCGTCGTTTATGGACTTGGAGTATGGGCGGCCAAAGGCGCTACCGCCGTCGGCGTCGACTTGTCAGGTTCGGCATTCTGGGCCGCTCCTGAGTCACTCGAGCGAGTCCAGTCCAGCCTGCTGACCGACTACACCTCGCTGACCAATATTGGCATCATGACGGGCGCATTCCTGGTTGCAAGCTGGCGCGCCGGAGGACTGTCGCAGAAACTTCCACGACTACCTCTGCGTGCCTGGTTGGCCACTATCGTGGCTGGATTTCTGTTGGGGTATTCGTCACGGCTAGCCTTTGGCTGTAACGTAGGCGCCTATTTTTCAGGGATATCCACTGGTAGTCTGCATGGCTGGGTGTGGTTTGTGGCAGCCTTTGCAGGGTCGATACAAGGCGTTCGACTGCGACCATTGCTGGGTCTGGAGGCTCGTTCATGA
- a CDS encoding DUF6691 family protein, with protein MRNATGFLAGLIFGLGLIISGMADPAKVLNFLDIFGYWDPSLAFVMGGASLTAFIGFRLVWRRESPTFNSRFDVPTNRSIDAPLLTGAAIFGMGWGIGGFCPGPAWTSLAMGSPGILVFLPAMLLGMMAGKRAKSLPLFARREV; from the coding sequence ATGCGCAACGCAACAGGATTTCTCGCCGGCCTGATCTTTGGTCTCGGGTTGATAATTTCAGGCATGGCCGATCCAGCCAAGGTCCTCAACTTTCTCGACATCTTCGGCTACTGGGACCCTAGCCTCGCATTCGTGATGGGGGGCGCCTCTCTGACCGCCTTCATCGGTTTTCGTCTTGTATGGCGCCGCGAATCGCCGACATTCAACTCCCGATTCGACGTACCCACCAACCGCAGCATTGACGCACCACTGCTCACAGGTGCCGCCATATTCGGCATGGGCTGGGGTATTGGCGGTTTTTGCCCAGGCCCTGCCTGGACCTCTCTTGCCATGGGCTCTCCAGGCATCCTGGTCTTCCTGCCTGCCATGCTACTGGGCATGATGGCAGGCAAGCGGGCAAAATCACTTCCCCTCTTTGCAAGAAGGGAAGTCTGA
- a CDS encoding YeeE/YedE family protein, which produces MEPAVLTEFTPWLSFLGGSLIGLSAIMVMGLFGKIAGISGITNALIGLFPGQSGPDDRDWRLSFLFGLIAAPLALMLLSGSFPQQSVPTNLVGMLIAGLLVGIGTALGSGCTSGHGVCGLARLSTRSLAAVITFLLVAILTTTLVRHVF; this is translated from the coding sequence ATGGAACCAGCAGTCCTGACCGAATTCACTCCGTGGCTGTCGTTTCTCGGCGGCTCCCTGATCGGGCTTAGCGCAATCATGGTGATGGGGTTGTTTGGCAAAATTGCCGGAATAAGCGGCATAACAAACGCGCTGATCGGCCTGTTTCCCGGCCAGAGCGGGCCCGATGATCGTGACTGGCGCCTGTCTTTTCTTTTTGGATTGATCGCAGCGCCGTTAGCGCTAATGCTGCTATCAGGCTCGTTTCCACAGCAAAGCGTGCCAACAAATCTCGTCGGGATGCTGATTGCCGGACTACTGGTCGGTATCGGCACCGCACTAGGGTCAGGCTGCACATCGGGTCACGGTGTCTGCGGACTAGCACGCCTTTCGACCCGCTCTCTGGCGGCGGTCATTACCTTTCTTCTCGTTGCCATCTTGACCACAACGCTTGTTCGCCACGTTTTCTAA
- a CDS encoding ArsR/SmtB family transcription factor → MSKLENTNIKVSSSSLNELQTRAASVAEQLALLSNTNRLLVLCHLLEGEQSVGDLQSQLELSQSALSQHLSKLRDAGMVATRRDRQTIFYRIADPRVQEMMEALYRIYCV, encoded by the coding sequence ATGTCTAAATTAGAAAATACTAATATTAAAGTTTCATCGTCTTCACTCAATGAGTTGCAGACGCGCGCGGCTAGTGTCGCTGAGCAGTTGGCATTGTTATCCAATACCAACCGATTGCTGGTTCTTTGCCATCTACTGGAAGGTGAGCAGTCGGTTGGCGACCTGCAATCTCAGTTGGAACTCAGTCAGTCAGCCCTTAGCCAGCATTTGAGCAAATTACGTGATGCCGGCATGGTTGCCACCCGGCGAGACAGGCAAACGATTTTCTACCGCATCGCCGATCCGCGAGTGCAGGAGATGATGGAGGCGCTTTATCGAATATATTGCGTATAA
- a CDS encoding fumarylacetoacetate hydrolase family protein — protein sequence MSEYVITAPLQSSLPVRGSNKTFPVRRVYCIGRNYAAHAIEMGHDPDREPPFFFQKNPDNLDTTGEFPYPVKSSDVHHEIELVVALKSGGTNISVENALEHVYGYATSLDMTRRDLQGEAKKAQRPWEIGKSFERSAPCGPLIPAEEIGHPDKGRVELKVNGEVRQEGDLDQMIWKVPEMIAYLSDYYELAAGDVIMSGTPSGVGAINKGDVMECSIEGVGDLTVTVI from the coding sequence ATGTCAGAATACGTAATAACGGCGCCGCTTCAGAGCTCATTGCCGGTGCGAGGCAGTAACAAGACATTTCCGGTGCGCCGGGTTTATTGCATAGGTCGAAACTATGCGGCTCATGCGATTGAAATGGGTCACGACCCTGATCGTGAGCCGCCTTTTTTCTTTCAAAAGAATCCGGACAACCTGGACACCACGGGAGAATTCCCCTATCCGGTGAAATCCTCTGATGTGCATCATGAGATCGAGTTGGTCGTGGCGCTGAAAAGCGGAGGCACTAACATTTCCGTAGAAAACGCTCTTGAGCATGTTTATGGCTATGCCACCTCACTGGACATGACCCGTCGTGATTTGCAGGGTGAGGCGAAAAAGGCGCAGCGTCCCTGGGAGATCGGTAAGTCATTCGAACGTTCAGCACCCTGTGGGCCACTGATACCCGCAGAAGAAATAGGCCACCCGGACAAGGGCCGTGTTGAGCTCAAGGTCAATGGGGAGGTTCGTCAGGAAGGTGATCTTGATCAGATGATCTGGAAGGTGCCTGAGATGATTGCCTACCTGTCTGATTATTACGAACTTGCTGCCGGTGACGTCATCATGTCCGGCACACCATCTGGCGTGGGTGCGATCAACAAGGGCGACGTCATGGAGTGCAGCATCGAAGGGGTGGGAGATCTGACGGTTACTGTTATCTGA
- a CDS encoding PRC-barrel domain-containing protein, whose translation MTYCIFSDLRHYEVSSSTENIGRIHDVYLDDQSWKVRWFVVETGHWFSSNKVLLDPRKVLEVSPETRNITVSASKESIQNAPSAEQHPPVSDQNEQKYNYIVTNHDTLLFTGYAGAMMPPTLVERAQTATSAEQELQDSVRQSSDRHLRSASELDGYTVSAIDDTLGPLSDLVINSESWTIDLLALDTSKWLPGRTVVISPQSVDKISWDERKLMVKMDKETIEQSPELGDLKSIETSYISRLNEFYRYPMVY comes from the coding sequence ATGACCTACTGTATTTTTTCAGATCTTCGCCATTATGAGGTCAGCAGCAGTACGGAGAATATCGGCAGGATCCACGATGTCTATCTGGATGATCAATCGTGGAAAGTGCGCTGGTTTGTGGTGGAAACAGGGCACTGGTTTTCATCCAACAAGGTGCTTCTGGATCCGCGAAAAGTTCTTGAAGTCTCACCGGAGACTCGAAACATCACTGTCTCTGCTTCCAAGGAGAGCATTCAAAATGCCCCCTCTGCCGAGCAGCATCCGCCTGTCAGTGATCAGAATGAGCAGAAGTACAATTACATCGTAACCAATCACGATACGCTTTTATTTACCGGCTACGCGGGTGCGATGATGCCGCCAACACTGGTCGAGCGAGCGCAGACGGCTACTTCGGCAGAGCAGGAACTGCAGGATTCCGTACGTCAGAGCTCGGACCGGCACTTGCGCAGTGCCAGTGAGTTGGACGGTTATACGGTGTCTGCCATTGATGACACGCTGGGGCCGCTATCGGATCTTGTCATCAATTCAGAGTCGTGGACTATCGATCTGCTGGCGCTTGACACCAGCAAGTGGCTGCCGGGCCGTACCGTCGTTATTTCGCCACAGTCTGTGGACAAGATTTCCTGGGACGAACGCAAGCTCATGGTCAAAATGGATAAGGAGACGATCGAGCAGAGTCCTGAACTAGGTGACTTGAAATCCATAGAAACCAGTTATATCAGCAGACTCAATGAGTTCTACCGATATCCCATGGTGTATTAA
- a CDS encoding FAD-dependent monooxygenase produces the protein MQDIHHSTIDALIVGGGPAGLMAAHMIQDAGHSVMIAEAKPSPARKFLMAGKSGLNMTKDESSTTLLSHYGEASDFLQPMITAFDAQQVQNWSRSLGQEVFTGSSGRVFPISMKGSPLLRAWLLQLESAGATLNRKWRWTGLNGKQFVFETPTGREHITPKVAVLALGGASWSRLGSDGQWADLLAASGVALDPFSPANCGLKADWSSHMQAHFGAPVKNIQLQAGKYQTRGDFVISSKGLEGSGIYSMSKPIREGSDLLLDLFPDLSLEQLQKKLQQPRGKTSTSNYLRKTLGLTGARLALLQEFNKPLPMHAELAQLLKACPIRHTGFRDIDEAISTAGGVRLDAVNETLELKALPTVYCAGEMLSWEAPTGGYLLTACLATGRWAGLAASSQLKDSCVLLSSNVNQTS, from the coding sequence ATGCAGGATATTCATCACAGCACTATCGATGCACTGATCGTCGGTGGCGGCCCTGCCGGCCTCATGGCGGCGCACATGATCCAGGATGCCGGGCATAGCGTCATGATCGCCGAGGCCAAGCCCTCACCTGCCCGCAAATTTCTGATGGCCGGAAAATCTGGCCTCAACATGACCAAGGATGAATCCAGCACTACACTGTTAAGCCATTATGGAGAAGCCAGCGATTTTCTGCAGCCAATGATTACAGCCTTTGATGCACAACAAGTGCAGAACTGGTCTCGATCATTGGGCCAGGAAGTCTTCACCGGGAGCAGTGGACGGGTTTTCCCGATCAGTATGAAAGGCTCCCCGTTATTGCGTGCCTGGCTTCTGCAACTCGAATCCGCAGGCGCCACACTGAATCGAAAATGGCGCTGGACAGGACTGAATGGGAAGCAGTTTGTATTTGAAACACCGACGGGACGCGAACACATCACACCTAAAGTTGCGGTACTGGCGTTAGGTGGCGCCAGTTGGAGTCGGTTGGGTTCTGATGGACAATGGGCTGATCTCCTGGCAGCATCAGGTGTCGCACTGGATCCATTTTCGCCGGCCAATTGCGGCCTCAAGGCGGATTGGAGTTCACACATGCAAGCGCACTTCGGTGCACCGGTCAAGAATATTCAGCTACAAGCAGGTAAATACCAGACACGAGGTGATTTCGTTATATCCAGCAAGGGCCTTGAAGGAAGTGGTATCTACAGCATGTCCAAACCCATCAGAGAGGGGTCGGACTTGCTGTTGGATCTCTTCCCTGACTTGAGCCTGGAACAGCTGCAGAAAAAACTGCAACAGCCCAGAGGCAAGACATCAACCAGCAATTACCTACGCAAGACCCTGGGCCTGACAGGGGCACGATTGGCGCTGCTTCAGGAGTTCAACAAACCGCTGCCCATGCACGCGGAACTGGCACAACTGCTGAAAGCCTGTCCGATCAGACACACGGGTTTCCGTGATATCGACGAAGCAATATCAACCGCTGGTGGTGTGAGGCTGGATGCGGTCAACGAAACGCTGGAACTAAAGGCCCTGCCCACTGTATATTGCGCAGGTGAGATGTTGAGCTGGGAGGCACCCACTGGCGGGTACCTGCTAACGGCATGCCTTGCCACGGGTCGATGGGCCGGGCTGGCGGCAAGCTCGCAGCTGAAAGATTCTTGCGTTCTACTGTCTTCCAATGTAAATCAAACATCATGA